The following proteins are co-located in the Myroides profundi genome:
- the tsaB gene encoding tRNA (adenosine(37)-N6)-threonylcarbamoyltransferase complex dimerization subunit type 1 TsaB, producing MITILSIETATKNCSVSLSVSGEVIACKEIAEENFSHAEKLHVFVEEILKENNKTLKDLSAIAISQGPGSYTGLRIGVSSVKGLCYGLSIPLIALDTLEILARQVEVTEGLIVPMLDARRMEVFSAVFDKEYNKLSEIEAIVIDENSFSSYKGTMLHLIGDGAMKCKETLGTEGFMYYPEITYPSASEMGVMAYDKYVKEEFVDVAYFEPFYLKDFVLIQKKK from the coding sequence ATGATAACGATTTTATCTATTGAGACAGCTACTAAGAACTGTTCTGTCTCATTATCAGTAAGTGGAGAGGTAATAGCATGTAAGGAGATCGCGGAGGAGAATTTCTCTCATGCCGAAAAACTACATGTTTTTGTAGAAGAAATATTAAAAGAGAATAATAAGACTTTAAAAGACCTTTCGGCTATAGCGATTAGTCAGGGACCTGGGTCATATACTGGTTTGCGTATTGGAGTATCTTCTGTGAAGGGATTGTGTTATGGACTATCTATTCCTTTAATAGCATTAGACACTTTAGAGATTTTAGCAAGACAGGTGGAGGTGACAGAAGGACTTATCGTACCGATGTTGGATGCTAGGCGAATGGAAGTGTTCTCAGCAGTCTTTGATAAAGAGTACAATAAACTAAGCGAAATAGAAGCAATCGTTATTGATGAGAATTCTTTTAGTAGCTATAAGGGAACAATGTTACACTTAATAGGAGATGGAGCGATGAAGTGTAAGGAAACATTAGGTACGGAAGGTTTTATGTACTATCCTGAGATTACATACCCTTCTGCAAGTGAAATGGGAGTGATGGCTTATGATAAGTATGTGAAAGAAGAGTTTGTGGATGTGGCTTACTTTGAGCCTTTCTATCTGAAAGACTTTGTTCTAATTCAAAAGAAGAAATAA
- a CDS encoding mechanosensitive ion channel family protein: MQKLDTLLSRYIEDIITYIPEIVTSLIILGIGLWVIRFLQRLAKKIFLKKNIDPTFSSFILDVLIWGMRILLFVIIASKLGIQTSSFVAIIGAMSLAIGLSLQGSLSNFAGGVLIILFKPFRIGDIIEAQGETGKVLTIHIFSTQILTYQNNIVYIPNGVLSNGKIKNITQNNLRRAEIAVQTTLLKNTTLFIEKLQEELDSYDKVLSQPRPRILIKELLDTKITYTVQIWVENDNFTVATSYVLLKAREISDAL, translated from the coding sequence ATGCAAAAATTAGATACTTTATTATCTAGATACATTGAAGATATTATTACCTATATACCTGAGATAGTAACTTCACTTATTATCTTAGGTATAGGACTATGGGTTATTCGTTTCTTACAGAGATTAGCAAAAAAAATATTCTTAAAAAAGAATATAGATCCAACTTTCTCTAGCTTTATTCTAGATGTATTGATCTGGGGAATGCGAATACTCCTATTTGTCATCATCGCCTCAAAACTTGGTATACAGACCAGTTCATTCGTAGCGATTATTGGTGCGATGAGTTTAGCCATTGGTCTTTCATTACAAGGGTCATTGAGTAATTTCGCTGGAGGTGTATTAATTATACTGTTTAAACCATTTAGAATAGGTGATATTATAGAGGCGCAAGGAGAAACAGGTAAAGTACTTACCATACACATCTTCTCCACTCAGATACTTACCTATCAGAACAATATAGTGTACATTCCTAATGGGGTACTCTCTAATGGTAAAATCAAAAATATAACCCAGAACAACCTTAGAAGAGCCGAAATAGCAGTGCAAACAACACTACTTAAAAACACAACACTCTTTATAGAAAAACTACAAGAAGAATTAGACTCCTATGATAAAGTACTTTCACAACCAAGACCTCGAATATTAATCAAGGAGTTATTAGACACTAAGATTACATATACTGTACAGATATGGGTAGAGAATGATAACTTTACAGTTGCCACATCTTATGTACTCTTAAAGGCAAGAGAAATAAGTGATGCGCTATAA
- a CDS encoding thioredoxin domain-containing protein has protein sequence MNLLHLESSPYLLQHANNPIYWKAWNKETLTLAEQEDKLLVISIGYSTCHWCHVMEKESFENQEVADLMNEHFISIKVDREELPHLDNFYMKAIQIMTKQGGWPLNVVCLPDGRPIWGGTYFKRQNWIDSLSQLHHLYKEKRDTVLDFATQLQEGISILSQAPIAQEESRFNTQLVLENWKKSFDWEYGGYTRSPKFMMPTNLIYLQKKGVLHRDQQLLEYIDLTLTRMAWGGLFDTVEGGFSRYSVDHKWHIPHFEKMLYDNAQLLSVYADGYKRTHNKLYKEVIDKTINFITNNWANGEGGYYSALDADSLDSHNQLEEGAFYIWTIEELKELVQQDYPLFSTVFNINSFGHWENNQYVLIQTRELIDIANENNISLEDLENKKQQWETALRQYRANRPKPRLDDKTLTSWNAMYITGLLDAYTATQNTTYLEHAKALHLFIHNNLWCEERGLLRTYKDGNAKIEAFLDDYAFYIQGLIYLFEHTEEQQYITEAKNLMDYSLDHFLDHESKFFYFSKHNQGDTITPAIETEDNVIPSSNAIMAMNLYKLGLLYENRYYSDLTFNMMNTVLSTVDYPSAYSHWLLLQLYLEQPFELTWVGADALQHNLSRRRNIITRASVFSVSSPSIVPYLAKYTPTEETLHYICIERACLAPDTDHTQIDNYTL, from the coding sequence ATGAATTTATTACACTTAGAATCAAGCCCTTATTTATTACAACATGCCAATAACCCTATTTATTGGAAAGCATGGAATAAGGAAACTTTAACACTAGCTGAGCAGGAAGACAAACTTCTTGTTATTAGCATAGGATATTCGACTTGTCACTGGTGTCATGTTATGGAGAAAGAAAGTTTTGAGAACCAAGAGGTGGCAGATTTAATGAACGAACATTTTATCTCTATCAAGGTTGATCGTGAAGAACTTCCTCATCTAGATAACTTCTATATGAAAGCAATCCAAATTATGACGAAACAAGGAGGATGGCCTTTAAATGTTGTTTGTTTGCCTGATGGTAGACCGATATGGGGAGGAACTTATTTTAAAAGACAAAATTGGATAGATTCTTTATCACAGTTACATCACCTGTACAAAGAAAAACGTGATACTGTACTAGATTTCGCAACTCAACTACAAGAGGGAATCTCTATTCTTAGCCAAGCTCCTATAGCACAAGAGGAATCTAGATTCAATACTCAACTTGTATTAGAGAATTGGAAGAAGAGTTTTGATTGGGAATATGGAGGATATACACGATCGCCAAAATTCATGATGCCTACTAATTTAATATACTTACAGAAAAAAGGAGTATTACACAGAGACCAACAACTATTAGAATACATAGACCTTACGTTAACTAGAATGGCATGGGGAGGTCTATTCGATACAGTAGAAGGAGGTTTCTCTAGATATTCTGTCGATCATAAATGGCATATTCCTCACTTCGAAAAAATGCTTTATGACAATGCACAACTGTTATCTGTATATGCAGATGGATATAAACGTACTCACAATAAACTCTACAAAGAAGTTATTGACAAGACAATTAATTTTATTACCAACAATTGGGCTAATGGTGAAGGAGGGTATTATTCAGCACTAGATGCAGACAGTTTAGACAGTCACAACCAGCTAGAAGAAGGTGCTTTCTATATTTGGACCATAGAAGAATTAAAAGAATTAGTCCAACAAGATTACCCTTTATTTAGTACTGTATTTAATATCAACTCTTTTGGACATTGGGAGAACAACCAATATGTATTAATCCAAACACGTGAATTAATAGATATCGCTAACGAGAATAATATCTCTCTTGAAGACTTAGAAAATAAAAAACAGCAATGGGAAACAGCTCTAAGACAGTATAGAGCGAATAGACCTAAGCCACGCCTAGATGACAAAACACTCACTTCGTGGAATGCTATGTACATCACAGGATTATTAGATGCGTACACAGCTACTCAAAATACAACTTATCTAGAACATGCTAAAGCATTACACCTTTTCATCCATAATAACCTATGGTGTGAAGAGCGTGGACTATTGCGTACATATAAAGATGGAAATGCCAAGATAGAAGCATTCTTAGATGATTACGCCTTTTATATACAAGGATTAATTTATCTATTTGAACACACAGAAGAACAACAGTACATCACAGAAGCCAAAAATCTTATGGACTACTCTTTAGATCACTTCTTAGATCACGAGAGTAAGTTCTTCTATTTTAGCAAGCACAATCAAGGAGATACTATCACACCAGCGATAGAAACAGAAGACAATGTTATTCCTTCATCTAACGCGATCATGGCTATGAATTTATACAAACTCGGTTTGCTATATGAAAATCGTTACTACAGTGATCTTACGTTTAATATGATGAATACTGTACTATCTACGGTTGATTACCCTTCAGCATACTCACATTGGCTATTGCTACAACTATATTTAGAGCAACCATTTGAGTTAACATGGGTAGGTGCAGATGCTCTTCAACACAACCTATCGAGAAGAAGAAATATAATAACGAGAGCTTCTGTATTCTCAGTATCCTCACCATCGATTGTCCCTTACTTAGCTAAATATACACCTACAGAAGAGACTTTACATTATATTTGTATAGAGAGAGCGTGCTTAGCACCTGATACAGATCATACACAGATAGATAATTATACTTTATAA
- a CDS encoding inorganic phosphate transporter produces MEQIFIVMLIALGVLAIIDLTVGVSNDAVNFLNSALGSKAVTFKTIMIVASLGILVGAIFSGGMMEIARSGIFVPSMFSFNDVMVIFLAVMITDVLLLDVFNSLGLPTSTTVSIVFELLGSAVCLAVIKIVSNNDSWSMLPDYINTEKATEIVVSILLSVILSFTLGTLVQYVSRLIFTFQVEQKLKYFGAIFGGVAITAITFFILVKGLKGASFITKETSTWIGNNQLTIIGLSLVFWTIFSQLLMSIFKLNILRVIIVIGTFALALAFAGNDLVNFIGVPIAAFQSFEFFMASGQSPDTYMMNKLAEESVVAPFYFLAIAGIIMVYTLWTSKKAKNVIETEMSLARQDTGSTEEKFSPNILSKVIVRGMVLIGMGVNYFLPKSLQLKMDKRFEIPKKPKSRTPKDEPAFDMVRASVNLIVASILISIGTSMKLPLSTTYVTFMVAMGTSFADRAWDRDSAVYRVAGVFNVIGGWFVTAIVAFIASFVIAYVLKIGEIYALVGMLILVGILLYRSNKMYNKKTKEKADNEAKLDSVDIMTIQGVASESSSQIANVITRANELYTSVIDGVALQELTELKKSRKQLKKLEKEVDNLRGNVYFFIKNLDETSVEASKFYVLTLGYLQDMIKSINFIAQNSYTHIDNNHKKLKFNQIRDLKLIDKKLQILFDKVIVLFTEEKFSEIEEILQEKDDLIATVDKLIQKQIIRIRTTETSPKNSKLYFSILFETDDLIKSTIGLLELFRDFEIDVKRKSFKRMS; encoded by the coding sequence ATGGAACAGATTTTTATTGTAATGCTTATAGCCTTAGGGGTATTAGCTATTATCGATTTAACTGTTGGAGTAAGTAACGATGCGGTGAACTTCTTGAATTCAGCATTGGGTTCAAAAGCGGTTACTTTTAAGACAATTATGATTGTAGCTTCACTAGGTATTCTAGTAGGAGCGATATTTTCAGGAGGGATGATGGAGATAGCCCGAAGTGGTATATTCGTCCCTAGTATGTTCTCCTTTAATGATGTGATGGTCATCTTCCTCGCGGTGATGATTACCGATGTACTACTTCTGGATGTGTTTAACTCTTTAGGGTTACCAACGTCTACGACAGTATCTATTGTTTTTGAATTATTAGGTTCTGCAGTATGTCTTGCTGTAATCAAAATCGTATCTAATAACGATAGCTGGTCTATGTTGCCAGATTATATCAATACGGAGAAGGCCACCGAGATTGTAGTCAGTATATTACTGTCAGTAATACTTTCTTTTACGTTAGGTACTTTAGTACAATACGTTTCTAGGTTGATCTTTACCTTCCAAGTGGAACAAAAGTTGAAATACTTCGGAGCGATATTCGGAGGGGTAGCTATTACTGCTATTACTTTCTTTATCTTGGTAAAAGGATTAAAAGGTGCAAGTTTTATTACCAAAGAAACTAGCACATGGATCGGTAATAATCAGTTAACTATTATAGGACTTAGTTTAGTATTCTGGACTATATTCTCTCAATTATTAATGAGTATATTTAAGTTAAATATACTTAGAGTAATCATCGTTATCGGAACATTTGCGTTAGCATTAGCGTTCGCTGGTAATGACTTAGTGAACTTTATAGGTGTGCCTATTGCAGCATTCCAATCATTTGAGTTCTTTATGGCATCGGGACAGTCTCCTGATACTTATATGATGAATAAGTTAGCAGAAGAGAGTGTAGTTGCTCCTTTCTATTTCTTAGCCATTGCAGGTATTATCATGGTGTATACTTTATGGACATCTAAGAAAGCGAAGAATGTAATCGAGACAGAAATGAGCTTGGCAAGACAAGATACAGGAAGTACAGAGGAGAAATTCTCACCTAATATTCTGTCTAAGGTTATCGTTAGAGGTATGGTGTTAATCGGTATGGGAGTGAATTACTTCTTGCCAAAATCACTACAGCTCAAAATGGATAAGCGCTTTGAGATTCCTAAGAAACCAAAGAGTAGAACTCCAAAGGATGAACCAGCATTCGATATGGTACGTGCTTCAGTGAACCTTATTGTAGCGAGTATTTTGATTTCTATAGGTACTTCTATGAAATTACCACTATCAACTACTTATGTGACCTTTATGGTGGCGATGGGTACATCATTTGCCGATAGAGCATGGGATAGAGACTCAGCTGTGTATCGTGTAGCAGGGGTGTTTAATGTGATAGGTGGTTGGTTCGTAACAGCTATTGTAGCATTTATTGCTTCTTTTGTGATCGCTTATGTGTTAAAAATAGGAGAGATCTACGCTTTAGTAGGAATGTTAATTCTAGTGGGAATTTTATTATACAGAAGTAATAAAATGTATAATAAGAAGACAAAAGAAAAAGCAGATAATGAAGCAAAGTTAGATAGCGTTGATATTATGACTATCCAAGGGGTAGCTTCAGAAAGTTCTTCTCAAATTGCTAATGTGATTACAAGAGCAAATGAACTATATACTTCGGTGATAGATGGCGTGGCTCTACAAGAATTGACAGAATTAAAGAAAAGTAGAAAGCAACTTAAGAAGCTAGAGAAAGAAGTGGATAACTTACGTGGTAATGTATACTTCTTTATTAAAAATCTAGATGAAACTTCTGTGGAAGCTAGTAAATTCTATGTATTGACACTAGGGTATCTACAAGATATGATTAAGTCTATCAATTTTATTGCTCAGAATAGTTATACGCATATTGATAATAACCATAAGAAACTGAAGTTTAATCAAATTAGAGATTTAAAACTAATTGATAAAAAACTTCAAATATTATTTGATAAAGTAATCGTACTATTTACAGAAGAGAAATTCTCTGAGATAGAAGAAATCCTACAGGAAAAAGACGATTTAATCGCTACTGTAGATAAGTTAATCCAAAAACAAATCATTCGTATACGTACGACAGAGACAAGTCCTAAAAATAGTAAGTTATACTTCTCTATTTTATTTGAGACTGATGATCTAATCAAGTCTACAATTGGATTGTTAGAATTGTTTCGAGATTTCGAAATTGACGTTAAGAGGAAGTCATTCAAAAGAATGAGCTAA
- a CDS encoding NifU family protein — translation MSKIQIQNTSNPTIIKFVLPDFIAKGENHEFKNIDETAESPLAKELFYLPFVKTVYISNNFIAIEKFSIVEWDDVKETVADQIELFLAKGKKILIDSKKEIKKQPITIYAESTPNPSVIKFVANKLLTKKGVEFKNIDEASASSLAKELFKQSFVKEVFIDENYVSISKYDSFEWDQLVQVTRAFIKEFLENGNLAVDESLIHDVKAIEAAADEHFDSLDEKSQRIINILEENVKPAVQADGGNIAFQKYDQESNIVHVLLQGACSGCPSSTFTLKNGIEGMLRHMLNDEKIIVEAYNG, via the coding sequence ATGTCAAAAATACAAATTCAAAATACGTCAAACCCAACAATTATAAAATTTGTTTTACCAGATTTTATAGCTAAGGGTGAAAACCACGAGTTCAAAAATATTGATGAGACTGCAGAATCACCTTTAGCGAAGGAATTATTCTATCTTCCTTTTGTTAAAACGGTTTATATCTCAAATAATTTTATCGCCATCGAAAAATTTTCAATTGTCGAGTGGGATGATGTAAAAGAAACCGTTGCAGATCAGATAGAACTATTCTTGGCTAAAGGTAAGAAAATCTTAATAGATTCTAAAAAAGAAATAAAAAAGCAACCAATTACTATTTACGCTGAATCAACTCCAAATCCTTCAGTAATTAAATTCGTTGCTAATAAATTATTAACAAAAAAAGGTGTAGAGTTTAAAAATATAGATGAAGCTAGTGCTTCTTCTCTTGCTAAAGAGCTTTTTAAACAATCTTTCGTTAAAGAAGTATTCATTGATGAGAACTATGTTTCTATTTCTAAATATGACTCTTTCGAATGGGATCAATTAGTACAAGTTACTCGTGCATTTATCAAAGAGTTCTTAGAAAATGGTAATCTAGCAGTAGACGAATCTCTAATTCATGATGTTAAAGCAATTGAAGCGGCAGCTGACGAGCACTTTGACTCTTTAGATGAAAAGTCTCAACGCATCATTAATATCCTTGAAGAAAACGTAAAACCTGCTGTACAAGCTGATGGTGGTAATATCGCTTTCCAAAAATATGACCAAGAGTCTAATATTGTACATGTACTTTTACAAGGAGCATGTAGCGGATGTCCTTCTTCTACATTCACTTTAAAGAATGGTATAGAAGGAATGCTAAGACATATGCTTAACGATGAGAAAATCATTGTAGAAGCTTATAACGGATAG
- a CDS encoding T9SS type B sorting domain-containing protein has protein sequence MGKRMWLSLFVLSGVLSVGAVAGGINPFEYLGNREIVEVYNDQDEPKPEVKVGKPHDIEQALPKNSASGNFRVFLGEAIKNKTTGLVVDAEGNAIVPEGYIYSFHNTQEEANRNTNKLDEILYVDKFNPTTAPLTRFLRVQSVVDATKVTVSLFLIKVKPEEGATLNDRVTGRPDQYKSADKEGNATFVLLEDKNQLYYGNSNTELFKVDGASRTKLTDAEIDKFTTNKNQLIEAKIVLDGETATRQFTLYVEKLKVSGVNPVLESVETRKDDTNRYGNYDLKKTIPALLVTGENPDYYTITFHKTAYDAQRNENPIDISKPYEGAHGTDVTTRISYKLAKSTTPIVSTSQKVIFKVIDKPIIPALKNISYCDSKIASYSLTIDGQTKVIADGRTIATDEEQAAEGFDPKGKYSIGYFNSEEDAIANTNKIVGVEITVKLNEARKIWTRLTNLEDKNFNTAFFYASLGYDNLETAKVSSQIFHYCQVENNTGESTINLRRYEGTVMGKTSITNTPNLNPTDKITTVYYENEKDAEADVNRMPESKVTAYPIKMGEVKGPIYTRVIMTEGFDCKAENYSSFKVSLGVELAIDYFPKESTQQLCINTETNEISPVVLSVENKDVKGRPIVITWQYEVSRENGWIVYNTVPGSGNQTSIKIDKSGNYRAIASYATSPYPGVQSCSTETIVWTVKAPPVAVVEGVDATGMLNSMEIDEKGETMVRLGVLDGGTSPITDGYDFAIDNSAFQPSSQFYNIPIGEHIAYARNRITGCSTSVKFSVFGYPKYFTPNGDGYNDTWNIPGLKGHNEARIYIYDRSGRLLKQLSPHTEGWDGTWNGKPMPSTDYWFTVEFVNDFKAPNEMNGRKVSYKGHFSLKR, from the coding sequence ATGGGCAAAAGAATGTGGCTTTCATTATTTGTACTTTCAGGAGTTCTGTCAGTAGGAGCTGTAGCTGGAGGTATAAACCCTTTTGAATATCTAGGTAATAGAGAGATAGTTGAGGTATATAATGACCAAGATGAGCCAAAACCTGAGGTGAAAGTTGGGAAACCTCATGATATAGAACAGGCTCTTCCAAAGAATAGCGCATCAGGGAATTTTAGAGTATTCTTAGGTGAGGCAATAAAAAACAAAACAACTGGATTAGTTGTAGATGCTGAAGGAAATGCTATTGTTCCTGAAGGTTATATCTATAGTTTTCACAATACTCAAGAGGAAGCTAATCGCAATACTAATAAATTAGACGAAATTCTTTATGTAGATAAGTTTAATCCTACTACAGCACCATTGACTAGGTTTCTTAGAGTACAATCTGTAGTAGATGCTACTAAAGTAACGGTTAGTCTATTTTTAATTAAAGTGAAGCCAGAAGAAGGAGCTACATTAAATGATAGGGTTACAGGACGTCCTGATCAGTATAAATCTGCAGATAAAGAAGGTAATGCTACATTTGTTTTGTTAGAGGATAAAAACCAATTGTATTATGGTAATTCTAATACAGAGCTTTTCAAAGTAGATGGTGCTAGTAGAACTAAGCTAACAGATGCTGAGATTGATAAGTTTACAACCAATAAGAATCAATTAATCGAAGCGAAGATCGTTCTTGATGGAGAAACTGCTACACGTCAGTTCACACTTTATGTAGAGAAGCTAAAGGTGAGTGGTGTTAACCCAGTATTAGAATCTGTAGAGACAAGAAAAGACGATACAAATAGATATGGTAATTACGACTTGAAAAAGACAATTCCTGCTTTATTAGTCACAGGAGAAAACCCAGATTATTATACAATTACTTTTCACAAGACTGCTTATGATGCTCAGAGAAATGAGAATCCAATAGATATCTCTAAACCTTATGAGGGAGCACATGGGACAGATGTGACAACACGTATTTCTTATAAGCTAGCGAAATCAACTACCCCTATTGTATCAACAAGTCAGAAAGTTATATTTAAAGTAATTGATAAACCAATTATTCCAGCTCTTAAGAATATATCTTATTGTGATAGCAAGATTGCATCGTACAGCTTGACTATAGATGGTCAAACAAAAGTAATAGCTGATGGGCGTACTATAGCTACAGATGAAGAACAAGCAGCAGAAGGATTTGATCCTAAAGGGAAATATTCTATTGGATATTTTAATTCAGAGGAAGATGCAATTGCGAATACAAATAAAATAGTAGGAGTAGAGATAACAGTGAAGTTAAATGAAGCGCGTAAGATATGGACTCGTTTAACGAATCTAGAAGATAAGAATTTTAATACTGCTTTTTTCTACGCTTCTTTAGGATATGATAATTTAGAGACAGCAAAAGTATCGTCTCAAATTTTTCATTACTGTCAAGTAGAGAATAATACAGGAGAATCTACTATAAATTTAAGAAGATATGAGGGGACTGTAATGGGGAAAACTTCTATTACAAATACACCAAACTTAAATCCTACAGATAAGATAACAACTGTATATTATGAAAATGAAAAGGATGCAGAAGCTGATGTAAACCGTATGCCTGAGAGTAAAGTAACGGCTTACCCTATTAAGATGGGAGAAGTAAAAGGACCAATCTATACTAGAGTGATCATGACGGAAGGTTTTGATTGTAAGGCGGAAAATTACTCTTCTTTCAAGGTGTCGTTAGGAGTAGAATTAGCTATAGATTATTTCCCTAAAGAAAGCACTCAACAATTATGTATTAATACAGAAACGAATGAAATATCTCCTGTAGTGCTAAGTGTAGAGAATAAAGATGTAAAAGGTAGACCTATCGTTATAACATGGCAATATGAAGTAAGTAGAGAGAATGGGTGGATAGTGTATAATACAGTGCCTGGAAGTGGGAACCAGACTTCGATTAAAATAGATAAATCTGGTAATTATAGAGCAATAGCTAGTTATGCTACTTCTCCTTATCCAGGAGTACAATCTTGTTCAACAGAGACGATAGTATGGACAGTAAAAGCACCACCAGTAGCTGTAGTGGAAGGAGTAGATGCAACAGGAATGTTGAATAGTATGGAGATTGATGAAAAAGGAGAGACGATGGTGCGATTAGGTGTATTGGATGGAGGAACAAGTCCTATTACAGATGGTTATGATTTTGCTATTGATAATAGTGCATTCCAACCTTCAAGTCAGTTTTATAATATACCAATCGGAGAACATATTGCTTATGCAAGAAATAGAATAACAGGATGTTCTACATCAGTTAAATTCTCAGTGTTTGGTTATCCTAAGTATTTTACTCCTAATGGAGATGGATATAATGATACATGGAATATACCAGGTCTAAAAGGACACAATGAGGCTCGTATTTATATCTATGATCGTTCAGGTAGATTATTAAAGCAGTTAAGCCCACATACAGAGGGATGGGATGGAACATGGAATGGAAAACCGATGCCGTCTACTGATTATTGGTTCACTGTGGAGTTTGTGAATGATTTTAAAGCTCCGAATGAGATGAATGGACGTAAGGTAAGTTATAAAGGACACTTTTCTTTAAAAAGATAA
- a CDS encoding PorP/SprF family type IX secretion system membrane protein, whose amino-acid sequence MNIIKKRYLAIALLISQIGFAQEGLTVNSEYLADNYYLLHPAMAGIKNSTNVRLTVRQQWSGVDDAPRLMTMNASTRLTDQSAIGIIGFNDKNGYHSQTGFKATYAHHITFSESRYDLNQLSFGLSAGFAQTKLDESEFGGFDPNVAGGLELKDSYFSVDFGAAYHYQNFFSMFTVKNAVTSSSKLYSDTESNNFRKYILGAGYAFGNTRYGTGWIYEPSILAQYTEEREDFALDVNMKVYRQFDFGKIWAGASFRSNFNGTDYFENGKSKTQRYQYISPMLGGNYKNVSFAYSYTKLMGDLTFGDGAFHQFTVGFNIFPKRTSLECNCPTVKD is encoded by the coding sequence ATGAATATAATAAAGAAGCGCTATTTAGCTATAGCATTATTGATTTCTCAAATTGGTTTTGCACAAGAAGGACTAACGGTAAATTCTGAATATTTAGCAGATAATTATTATCTTTTACATCCTGCTATGGCGGGTATTAAGAATAGTACGAATGTTAGATTGACTGTAAGACAACAATGGAGTGGTGTAGATGATGCTCCTCGTTTGATGACGATGAATGCAAGTACTCGTCTAACTGATCAATCAGCTATCGGAATTATCGGATTCAATGATAAGAATGGTTATCACTCTCAGACTGGTTTTAAAGCGACGTATGCTCACCATATTACCTTTAGTGAATCACGTTATGATTTAAACCAATTGTCATTTGGATTAAGTGCAGGTTTTGCTCAGACGAAGTTAGATGAGAGTGAGTTTGGAGGATTTGATCCTAATGTAGCAGGCGGACTAGAATTAAAAGATTCTTATTTCTCAGTTGATTTTGGTGCTGCTTATCACTATCAAAATTTCTTCTCTATGTTTACAGTGAAGAATGCAGTAACAAGTTCTAGTAAATTATACTCGGATACAGAAAGCAATAATTTTAGAAAATATATTTTAGGTGCAGGGTATGCATTTGGAAATACGAGATATGGAACAGGTTGGATTTATGAACCATCTATATTAGCTCAGTATACTGAAGAGCGTGAAGATTTTGCACTAGATGTTAATATGAAGGTTTATAGACAGTTTGATTTCGGTAAGATTTGGGCTGGAGCGTCTTTTAGATCTAATTTTAATGGAACAGACTATTTTGAGAATGGGAAATCTAAAACACAACGTTATCAGTATATTTCTCCAATGCTAGGAGGAAACTATAAGAATGTTAGTTTTGCATACTCTTATACTAAGTTAATGGGAGACCTTACTTTCGGTGATGGCGCTTTCCATCAGTTCACAGTAGGGTTTAATATATTCCCTAAACGAACAAGTTTAGAGTGTAATTGTCCGACAGTAAAAGATTAA
- a CDS encoding gamma carbonic anhydrase family protein — protein MIIKEIRGKYPQIPEDCYVAENATIVGDVTFGEKCSVWFNAVIRGDVNSITIGDKVNIQDGAIVHCTYLKHPTVIGNNVSIGHNAMVHGCTIHDNVLIGMGAIVMDNCVVHSNTIIAAGAVVTQNTVVEAGSIYAGMPAKKIKDISASDFGGEVERIADNYVMYSSWYK, from the coding sequence ATGATTATAAAAGAGATAAGAGGAAAATATCCTCAAATACCTGAGGACTGCTATGTGGCAGAGAATGCAACTATAGTAGGTGATGTTACATTCGGAGAGAAGTGTAGTGTATGGTTTAATGCTGTCATTCGCGGTGATGTGAATTCTATTACGATAGGGGATAAGGTGAATATACAAGATGGGGCTATTGTCCATTGTACCTACTTAAAGCATCCGACTGTGATCGGTAATAATGTTTCTATAGGGCATAATGCTATGGTGCACGGATGTACAATACATGATAATGTATTAATCGGTATGGGAGCTATTGTAATGGATAATTGTGTTGTACACAGCAATACAATAATTGCTGCTGGCGCTGTTGTCACTCAGAATACGGTAGTAGAGGCAGGTTCTATATATGCTGGTATGCCTGCTAAAAAGATAAAAGATATAAGTGCGTCAGACTTTGGGGGTGAGGTAGAGCGTATAGCAGATAATTATGTGATGTATTCTAGTTGGTACAAATGA